A stretch of the Nematostella vectensis chromosome 1, jaNemVect1.1, whole genome shotgun sequence genome encodes the following:
- the LOC5519092 gene encoding exonuclease 3'-5' domain-containing protein 2, with product MMSDIGVIPSMIISCFTLAFAWLIAKLLTSFFSPRNKTPKPANVYILEVQEECETKLKRYTNKYPFKMKFVGLDCEWVNKKGVLSHPVALLQIATPLNDCFLIRLCKMSGAVPPTLKGLLEDRAVLKFGVGIMDDAKKLSDTFGLAVSGCVDLRHLVLRCQRLGELTAAKSKGQGKLSLGALAQRFLGVCMDKSWHVQCSNWEVEHLSDRQVAYAANDAIVAVHIFMALVQQKRKLNPPGSNKEVAPSSSHDDLQKADSFKEPDSQCLSINEPILDVAEDYFSRTIFLEKMEMDFNKGYISSTTEMLSDEKFCENGLSLCKGVVDLGFKQKQKPNKMLRHGGEEDFSKNKPYRLGFTERKSPLYTNCQLQAPDGTVLSTLERKKADWYLDKGIGELVAEDPYTVRLKFEPSGRPDEEDKYYLTFKQNICVVCGQGDSYLRKNIVPHEYRRHFPLCMKDHHSHDIVLMCPECHRVSAFHDEHLRQRLAREYDAPLGNKELSRVIHDPILTKVRSAAKALIHAGDKIPPHRRQELQEIVQSHYHATELTPDLIEEAAAMDTSRENVNFKSHGEEVVKRVRELGKLLDFEKLWRRNFVDSMNPQYLPEFWSVNHRYEEKKDALDKLTKEGEGWEEVKERVVEAQSCDDPDDNRKVI from the exons ATGATGTCAGACATTGGAGTTATCCCTTCAATGATAATATCGTGCTTCACATTGGCATTTGCGTGGCTAATAGCGAAACTTCTCACGAGTTTCTTCAGTCCGAGAAACAAGACCCCAAAACCTGCTAACGTCTACATCCTAGAAGTTCAAGAAGAATGCGAGACAAAGCTCAAACGTTACACCAATAAATACCCCTTCAAGATGAAGTTTGTTGGTCTTGACTGCGAATGGGTGAATAAGAAGGGCGTGCTCTCCCACCCGGTGGCCCTACTTCAAATCGCAACTCCCCTGAACGACTGCTTTCTAATACGTCTATGTAAGATGTCAGGGGCGGTTCCTCCCACCTTAAAGGGTCTGCTAGAGGATAGGGCTGTGTTAAAGTTTGGCGTCGGTATTATGGATGACGCTAAGAAGCTGAGTGATACATTTGGTCTTGCCGTGTCAGGATGCGTTGATTTACGACATCTTGTCCTGAGGTGTCAAAGGCTGGGCGAGCTTACTGCAGCCAAGTCTAAAGG gcaaGGAAAACTAAGTCTTGGTGCTCTCGCACAAAGATTCCTTGGGGTTTGTATGGATAAATCATGGCACGTTCAGTGCAGTAACTGGGAAGTTGAGCATTTGAGTGATCGACAGGTTGCGTATGCTGCAAATGATGCTATTGTAGCCGTGCATATCTTTATGGCATTGGTACAGCAGAAGAGAAAGTTGAACCCCCCTGGATCTAATAAAGAGGTtgcaccatcatcatcacacgaTGACTTGCAAAAGGCAGATTCATTCAAAGAACCAGACTCTCAGTGCTTATCAATCAATGAGCCCATTTTAGATGTTGCTGAGGATTACTTTTCCCGGACAATATTTCTAGaaaaaatggaaatggatttcAATAAAGGGTATATAAGCTCCACCACAGAAATGCTTTCTGATGAGAAATTTTGTGAAAATGGATTGTCCCTCTGTAAGGGTGTTGTTGATCTAGGATTcaagcaaaagcaaaaaccaAATAAGATGTTAAGGCATGGAGGAGAGGAAGATTTTTCTAAGAACAAGCCATACAGATTAGGATTTACAGAAAGGAAGAGTCCACTGTACACTAACTGTCAGTTACAAGCCCCAGATGGGACAGTGCTCAGCACACTTGAACGAAAGAAAGCAGATTGGTATCTAGACAAGGGCATAG GTGAGCTTGTGGCTGAAGATCCTTACACAGTACGGCTAAAGTTTGAACCTTCCGGCCGTCCAGATGAGGAGGATAAATATTACCTTACATTCAAACAGAATATCTGCGTGGTATGCGGCCAGGGAGACAGCTATCTGCGGAAGAACATCGTCCCGCATGAATACCGCAGACATTTTCCTCTCTGCATGAAGGATCACCACTCACATGACATCGTGCTCATGTGCCCAGAATGCCACAGAGTCTCGGCATTTCATGATGAACATCTCAGACAAAGACTGGCAAGAGAGTATGACGCACCACTTGGAAACAAAG AATTATCCCGTGTCATTCATGACCCCATTCTGACAAAGGTCCGGTCAGCAGCCAAGGCACTCATCCACGCAGGTGACAAAATCCCTCCCCATAGGCGCCAGGAGCTTCAAGAGATTGTGCAAAGTCACTACCATGCCACTGAGCTGACACCAGACCTAATTGAAGAAGCTGCTGCCATGGACACATCACGAGAAAATGTCAACTTCAAGTCGCACGGGGAGGAGGTGGTGAAGAGGGTGAGAGAGCTAGGCAAGCTGCTAGACTTTGAGAAGCTCTGGAGGAGGAATTTTGTGGATTCAATGAACCCGCAGTATCTACCAGAGTTCTGGTCAGTGAATCATCGCTATGAAGAGAAGAAAGATGCGCTTGATAAACTTACCaaagagggggagggatgggaGGAGGTGAAGGAGAGAGTGGTGGAAGCACAATCATGTGATGATCCAGATGACAACAGAAAGGTCATATGA